In Cololabis saira isolate AMF1-May2022 chromosome 1, fColSai1.1, whole genome shotgun sequence, the following proteins share a genomic window:
- the LOC133447104 gene encoding histone H2B-like, with translation MPEPAKSAPKKGSKKAVTKTAGKGGKKRRKSRKESYAIYVYKVLKQVHPDTGISSKAMGIMNSFVNDIFERIASEASRLAHYNKRSTITSREIQTAVRLLLPGELAKHAVSEGTKAVTKYTSSK, from the coding sequence ATGCCTGAACCCGCCAAGTCCGCGCCCAAGAAGGGCTCCAAGAAAGCCGTGACCAAGACCGCCGGGAAAGGCGGCAAGAAGAGGAGAAAGAGCAGGAAGGAGAGCTACGCCATCTACGTGTACAAGGTGCTGAAGCAGGTCCACCCCGACACCGGCATCTCCTCCAAGGCCATGGGCATCATGAACTCGTTCGTCAACGACATCTTTGAGCGCATCGCCTCTGAAGCGTCTCGTCTGGCTCACTACAacaaacgctccaccatcaccTCCAGGGAGATCCAGACCGCCGTGCGCCTCCTGCTGCCCGGGGAGCTGGCCAAGCACGCCGTGTCCGAGGGAACCAAGGCCGTCACCAAGTACACCAGCTCCAAGTAG
- the LOC133447166 gene encoding histone H4 — protein sequence MSGRGKGGKGLGKGGAKRHRKVLRDNIQGITKPAIRRLARRGGVKRISGLIYEETRGVLKVFLENVIRDAVTYTEHAKRKTVTAMDVVYALKRQGRTLYGFGG from the coding sequence ATGAGCGGacgaggaaaaggaggaaagggtCTCGGTAAAGGAGGCGCTAAGCGTCACCGTAAAGTCCTCCGTGACAACATCCAGGGAATCACCAAACCCGCCATCCGCCGTCTGGCTCGCCGCGGGGGGGTGAAGCGTATCTCCGGTCTGATCTACGAGGAGACCCGCGGTGTGCTGAAGGTCTTCCTGGAGAACGTGATCCGTGATGCCGTCACCTACACCGAGCACGCAAAGAGGAAGACGGTGACCGCCATGGATGTGGTGTACGCGCTCAAGAGACAGGGACGCACCCTGTACGGATTCGGGGGTTAA